The Myxococcaceae bacterium JPH2 genome has a window encoding:
- a CDS encoding glycosyltransferase family 4 protein, translated as MKQPRRLVSVSHSYVVGLNRRLANEMARVGAGRWAVTAVAPRSFRGDLGPLTLQRAPDEPAHVEAVRALLSRSLHAFVYGPELRARLSGNVSLVHSWEEPYVMAGWEVAMLTPRRVPLVFCTAQNLSKQYPFPFAQAERFVVRRAAGWIAWGQTVRDTLLTRAGYEQRPSRAIPMGVDVELFHPNRPAGEDFLRGLGWASAGPPVVGYLGRFVPEKGVPLLMAALERLSTPWRALFVGGGPMKEHLRAWGKRFEDRVRVVTGVPHGDVPRALNAMTVLCAPSQTTPRWKEQFGRMLAEGFACGIPVLGSDSGEVPRTVGDAGWVLPETNPEAWTAALARLLESPEQRDELAARGRDRALTHFAWPVVARAHLDFFEQILEGSPLQ; from the coding sequence GTGAAGCAGCCGCGCCGGCTCGTCAGTGTGTCGCACTCCTATGTCGTCGGGCTCAACCGTCGACTCGCCAACGAGATGGCCCGCGTGGGCGCGGGGCGCTGGGCAGTCACCGCGGTGGCTCCGCGCTCCTTCCGAGGGGACCTCGGTCCGCTCACCCTCCAGCGCGCCCCGGACGAACCCGCTCACGTGGAGGCGGTGCGAGCCCTGCTGAGCCGGTCACTCCATGCCTTCGTCTACGGGCCGGAGCTTCGCGCGCGCCTGTCGGGGAACGTCTCCCTGGTGCACTCGTGGGAAGAGCCCTACGTGATGGCCGGATGGGAAGTGGCCATGCTCACGCCACGCCGCGTTCCACTCGTCTTCTGCACCGCACAGAATCTCTCCAAGCAATATCCCTTCCCCTTCGCGCAGGCCGAACGGTTCGTCGTGCGGCGCGCCGCGGGATGGATTGCCTGGGGCCAGACGGTGCGAGACACGCTGCTCACGCGCGCGGGGTACGAGCAGCGCCCCTCTCGCGCCATCCCCATGGGCGTGGACGTGGAGCTGTTCCATCCCAACCGTCCCGCGGGAGAAGACTTCCTGCGAGGCCTGGGCTGGGCCTCCGCCGGTCCTCCCGTCGTGGGCTACCTGGGCCGCTTCGTTCCCGAGAAGGGCGTGCCGCTCCTGATGGCCGCGCTGGAGCGACTTTCCACGCCCTGGCGGGCGCTCTTCGTGGGCGGAGGCCCCATGAAGGAGCACCTGCGCGCGTGGGGCAAACGCTTCGAGGACCGCGTGCGCGTGGTGACGGGCGTCCCTCACGGCGACGTGCCACGCGCGCTCAACGCGATGACGGTGCTGTGCGCGCCCAGCCAGACCACGCCCCGCTGGAAGGAACAGTTCGGTCGCATGCTCGCCGAGGGATTCGCCTGCGGCATCCCAGTCCTCGGCAGCGACTCAGGCGAGGTTCCACGAACCGTGGGCGACGCGGGCTGGGTGCTCCCCGAGACCAACCCCGAGGCCTGGACGGCCGCGCTGGCCCGATTGCTGGAGAGCCCGGAGCAGCGCGATGAACTCGCCGCGCGAGGACGGGACCGGGCGCTGACTCACTTCGCCTGGCCCGTGGTCGCGCGGGCCCACCTCGACTTCTTCGAGCAGATCCTCGAAGGCTCACCCCTCCAATAG
- a CDS encoding glycosyltransferase family 2 protein: protein MKKPDLVISIVNHSNPHLLHDCLRTLHATTHDISYEVWVVDNATDGRGVAEMQRDFPAVRWIFNTERKGFSANHNQVLKQAEGRHICIFNDDTIVHEGAFDALVRFMDENPRVGMAGARLLNADGTIQNCTFRPMSLSGALFDLVFLPRPLHFLKGRNIDPAQFGQEEARVNWVLGACIVVREECLRDVGLLDEVMSPLGNTEDTDWCVRAWKAGWEVAFCPEAVITHLTSRSFRPSVTGPDKVRVELWRTRLAYFRKHHGRMHEALLRLILVGTLPYNSAVLTQTLLRQRSTLAEYKRQLSTFARIAQMGLRTRVG from the coding sequence ATGAAGAAGCCCGACCTTGTCATCTCCATCGTCAATCACAGCAACCCTCACCTGCTGCACGACTGCCTGCGCACGCTGCACGCGACCACGCACGACATCTCGTACGAGGTGTGGGTCGTGGACAACGCGACGGACGGGCGCGGCGTGGCGGAGATGCAGCGCGACTTCCCAGCCGTGCGCTGGATCTTCAACACGGAGCGCAAGGGGTTCTCGGCCAACCACAACCAGGTGCTGAAGCAGGCCGAGGGCCGGCACATCTGCATCTTCAACGACGACACCATCGTCCACGAAGGGGCCTTCGACGCCCTGGTTCGCTTCATGGACGAGAATCCGCGCGTGGGCATGGCGGGCGCCCGTCTGCTGAACGCGGACGGCACCATCCAGAACTGCACGTTCCGCCCCATGTCGCTGTCCGGGGCCTTGTTCGACCTGGTCTTCCTCCCGCGCCCGCTGCACTTCCTGAAGGGACGGAACATCGACCCGGCGCAGTTCGGTCAGGAGGAGGCGCGGGTCAACTGGGTGCTGGGCGCGTGCATCGTCGTCCGGGAAGAGTGCCTGCGCGACGTAGGGCTGCTCGACGAAGTGATGTCGCCGCTGGGGAACACCGAGGACACGGACTGGTGCGTCCGGGCCTGGAAGGCGGGCTGGGAGGTGGCCTTCTGTCCAGAAGCGGTCATTACGCACCTGACGAGCCGCTCGTTCCGTCCTTCCGTGACGGGGCCGGACAAGGTCCGCGTGGAGCTGTGGCGCACCCGGCTGGCGTACTTCCGCAAGCACCATGGCCGCATGCATGAGGCGCTCTTGCGGCTCATCCTCGTGGGGACGCTGCCCTACAACTCCGCGGTGCTGACGCAGACCCTGCTGCGCCAGCGCTCGACCCTCGCGGAGTACAAACGGCAGCTGTCCACCTTCGCGCGCATCGCCCAGATGGGGCTGCGCACGCGCGTGGGTTGA
- a CDS encoding glycosyltransferase family 4 protein — translation MDRANLALADWLVRQGGKVRLVAHRISDSLRQHPRVHFVKVPRPAGAALLGEPLLDAAGRFWATRTLAEGGEVVANGGNCAVPAVNWVHYVHGAWAPEATGTPLRRLKTQMSHALYVQRERVALRRARIIIANSARTREDLLSATGVPEHRVHVVYLGSDPGRFRPPSPDERRAARAALGWSEGRRVALFIGALGDRRKGFDRLFAAWARLCAREGWDVELKVVGEGAQRSAWERQALAQGMGSRIQFLGFRKDVHVLLSAADVLVAPTRYEPYGLGVHEALCAGVPALVSRSAGVAECYPPELRRLLLDASDEVEVLVQALESWRSEADALAPRVAALSDVLRARSWDAMAASFVKLLEG, via the coding sequence ATGGATCGCGCGAACCTCGCTCTGGCGGATTGGCTCGTGCGACAGGGGGGGAAGGTGCGTCTGGTGGCGCATCGGATCTCGGACTCGCTGCGCCAGCACCCTCGCGTGCACTTCGTGAAGGTGCCGAGGCCCGCGGGCGCAGCGCTGCTCGGGGAGCCGCTCCTGGATGCGGCGGGCCGCTTCTGGGCTACGCGCACCCTGGCCGAGGGGGGCGAGGTGGTGGCCAATGGCGGCAACTGCGCGGTGCCCGCGGTCAACTGGGTGCACTACGTACACGGGGCCTGGGCACCCGAGGCGACCGGCACTCCACTGAGGCGGCTCAAGACGCAGATGAGCCACGCGCTGTATGTCCAACGCGAGCGCGTGGCATTGCGTCGCGCGCGCATCATCATCGCCAACTCCGCGCGCACGCGTGAGGACTTGCTGTCCGCCACGGGCGTGCCCGAGCACCGTGTTCACGTTGTCTATCTGGGAAGCGACCCGGGGCGCTTCCGTCCTCCTTCGCCGGATGAACGGCGCGCGGCTCGAGCGGCCTTGGGTTGGTCGGAGGGGCGGCGGGTGGCGCTCTTCATCGGGGCGTTGGGAGATCGCCGCAAGGGGTTCGATCGCCTCTTCGCCGCGTGGGCTCGCTTGTGCGCGCGGGAGGGGTGGGACGTGGAGCTGAAGGTCGTCGGAGAGGGCGCCCAGCGGAGCGCTTGGGAACGACAGGCGCTGGCGCAGGGGATGGGTTCGCGGATCCAGTTCCTGGGCTTCCGGAAGGACGTCCACGTGCTCCTGTCCGCGGCGGATGTGTTGGTGGCGCCCACTCGCTACGAGCCCTATGGGTTGGGCGTGCACGAAGCGCTGTGCGCGGGTGTCCCCGCACTGGTGAGTCGCTCGGCGGGGGTGGCGGAGTGCTATCCGCCCGAGCTGCGCCGCTTGCTGCTGGACGCATCGGACGAGGTGGAGGTTCTGGTGCAGGCACTGGAGTCGTGGCGCTCGGAGGCGGACGCGCTGGCGCCTCGGGTGGCTGCACTGTCGGACGTGCTGCGCGCCCGCTCATGGGACGCGATGGCGGCCTCGTTCGTGAAGCTATTGGAGGGGTGA
- a CDS encoding glycosyltransferase family 4 protein — MTERRTPLRLALLLDPREEGWPSMDLVGEALHEQLAARPDDVAVTLMRPGIPAIARSLPRVGERNAALNADRLLTRFGLYPAQALLERSKQDAFHVVDHSYSQLVHALPAARTGVFCHDLDAFRSVLEPEREPRPAWFRLMARASLRGLQRAAIVFHSTQAIREELLRHDVVDAGRLVWAPYGVSSEYQPEALPGDDSEAVLAPLRGRPYLLHVGSSIPRKRLDVLFSVFAALRARHPDLMLVQQGGALNPTQREQVARLGLGDALLQPPRQERATLAGLYRRARMVLVPSEAEGFGLPVIEALACGAPVVASDLPVLREVGAEACDYCPVGDVSAWTDTLDALLTGRRHPAPRDTRLARAARFTWSAHANTVLEAYRERLPGRGGTA, encoded by the coding sequence ATGACGGAGCGACGGACTCCCCTGCGACTGGCGCTCCTGCTCGACCCTCGAGAAGAGGGCTGGCCCAGCATGGACCTGGTGGGCGAGGCCCTGCACGAGCAACTCGCCGCACGCCCCGACGACGTCGCGGTCACCTTGATGCGGCCAGGCATCCCCGCCATCGCGCGAAGCCTCCCTCGCGTGGGCGAGCGAAATGCCGCACTCAATGCGGACCGGCTGCTCACGCGCTTCGGGCTCTATCCCGCACAGGCGCTGCTCGAACGCTCGAAGCAGGACGCGTTCCACGTCGTGGACCATTCCTACTCACAGCTCGTGCATGCGCTGCCCGCGGCGCGAACAGGGGTCTTCTGCCACGACCTGGATGCGTTCCGCTCGGTGCTGGAGCCTGAGCGGGAGCCCCGTCCCGCCTGGTTCCGACTGATGGCACGAGCGAGCCTCCGTGGACTGCAGCGCGCCGCCATCGTCTTCCACAGCACGCAGGCCATCCGCGAGGAGCTGCTGCGCCACGACGTGGTCGACGCCGGGCGCCTCGTGTGGGCCCCGTATGGCGTTTCATCGGAGTACCAGCCCGAAGCGCTGCCAGGAGATGACAGCGAGGCCGTGCTGGCGCCGCTGCGAGGCAGGCCCTATCTGCTGCACGTGGGCAGCTCCATTCCGCGCAAGCGCTTGGACGTCCTCTTCTCCGTCTTCGCCGCGCTGCGAGCCCGGCATCCCGACTTGATGCTCGTGCAGCAAGGGGGAGCCCTGAACCCGACCCAGCGCGAACAGGTCGCCCGGCTGGGTCTCGGCGACGCCCTCCTCCAGCCACCACGGCAGGAGCGCGCGACCCTCGCGGGGCTGTATCGACGGGCCCGGATGGTCCTCGTGCCCAGCGAGGCAGAGGGCTTCGGGCTGCCCGTCATCGAGGCGCTCGCATGCGGCGCGCCCGTGGTGGCCAGCGACCTCCCGGTCCTGCGCGAGGTGGGCGCGGAGGCTTGCGACTACTGCCCCGTGGGCGACGTGAGCGCCTGGACGGACACGCTGGACGCGCTGCTCACCGGACGCAGACACCCCGCGCCTCGCGACACGCGCCTGGCGCGAGCGGCCCGCTTCACGTGGAGCGCCCACGCGAACACCGTGCTGGAGGCCTACCGCGAAAGACTCCCGGGCCGAGGCGGAACGGCTTGA
- a CDS encoding acyltransferase: MTNAEPGERPGLAALTGLRFLAAMGVLGFHYYCGPCEPHLPAWVGQLLGAGFTTVSLFFILSGFILAYTYLDATGNFRGALSTFARARFARLYPIYFVALVVELPFFIRSTQLAAPKASAVEVCRHTVATLTLTQSWGMDVSRPIWNIVAWTLSVEAFFYAVFPRLGPSLGRLRARSLLAVAAGAWLLGLSPHAAPLAESWLSAHDAPALLRSALSAWSRAMAIAIPLARLPEFVIGVCLGVLFLRAPQPAGSPRTRTLGVLVTGLALAIAVSWVDGPPSPFLQSAVLVPLFALLIFLLAGGVAWRGLGLATRGLAVLGGASYALYMTHGAVLNSLLALNTRSLGLGHNTVALLAMPCAVLLSVVLFRFIEEPARAWLRRPRASLAVARPAVPASTGD; encoded by the coding sequence GTGACGAACGCCGAGCCAGGCGAGCGGCCAGGGCTCGCCGCGCTCACGGGACTGCGCTTCCTCGCCGCCATGGGCGTGCTGGGCTTCCACTACTACTGCGGCCCTTGCGAACCCCACCTGCCCGCGTGGGTGGGACAACTGCTCGGCGCCGGCTTCACCACGGTCAGCCTCTTCTTCATCCTGTCTGGCTTCATCCTCGCCTACACCTACCTGGACGCGACGGGGAACTTCCGCGGCGCGCTGTCCACCTTCGCCCGCGCCCGCTTCGCGCGGCTCTACCCCATCTACTTCGTGGCGTTGGTGGTGGAGCTTCCCTTCTTCATCCGCTCCACCCAGCTCGCTGCGCCCAAGGCGAGCGCGGTCGAGGTCTGCCGGCACACGGTCGCCACGCTGACGCTCACGCAGTCCTGGGGCATGGATGTGTCGCGCCCCATCTGGAACATCGTCGCCTGGACCCTCTCGGTCGAGGCCTTCTTCTACGCGGTCTTCCCCCGCCTCGGCCCCAGCCTGGGTCGCCTGCGCGCGCGGAGCCTCCTCGCCGTGGCCGCAGGCGCATGGTTGCTGGGACTCAGCCCGCATGCCGCGCCCTTGGCCGAGTCGTGGTTGAGCGCCCATGACGCGCCGGCGCTCCTGCGTTCAGCACTGAGCGCGTGGAGCCGAGCGATGGCCATCGCCATTCCACTGGCGCGGCTGCCGGAGTTCGTCATCGGCGTCTGCCTGGGCGTCCTCTTCCTTCGCGCGCCCCAGCCGGCTGGGAGTCCGCGCACGCGCACCCTGGGCGTCCTCGTGACCGGGCTCGCGCTGGCCATCGCGGTCTCATGGGTTGATGGTCCGCCCTCGCCCTTCCTGCAGAGCGCGGTCCTGGTGCCCTTGTTCGCGCTGCTCATCTTCCTGCTCGCGGGTGGAGTCGCCTGGCGAGGACTGGGACTGGCAACGCGCGGGCTCGCGGTCCTGGGGGGCGCCAGCTACGCGCTCTACATGACCCACGGCGCGGTGCTGAACTCCCTGCTCGCGCTCAACACGCGCTCCCTGGGGCTCGGGCACAACACGGTCGCCTTGCTGGCCATGCCCTGCGCGGTGCTGCTCTCGGTCGTGCTCTTCCGATTCATCGAGGAGCCCGCGCGAGCATGGCTCCGGCGGCCACGCGCCTCGCTCGCGGTCGCGAGGCCCGCGGTCCCAGCCTCCACCGGGGATTGA
- a CDS encoding glycosyltransferase family 4 protein — protein MRILFLNPVGILGGAERALLDLMDCLRREDARLSLHLLAGTDGPLLDEARRLGVEARWLPLPERLSALGDSGLRGQGLRQTWRFARDLAPTPALLATYGWELRRAVQQIAPDLLHSNGIKTHLLSPATLGLPLRRVWHVHDFLGERPLVRRALRVLRPLASAAIANSRAVGEDARAVLGEVPVQVVYNGVDVERFAPGPGDGSRLDQLAGLPPAPENTLRVGLVATYARWKGHEVFLEAAARLKSQAPSAPFTRFYLVGAPLYRTPDSQFSEDELRQRIAFHGLEGRVGLIPFQAEPAGIYRALDVFVHASTRREPFGLTIAEALACGRPSIISQSSGAAEVLRDGEEVLSIPSGDAAALATAMHTLLHDAERRARLGQAARHAAEARFSRERYAREVLAVYRQLLASP, from the coding sequence TTGCGCATCCTCTTCCTCAACCCGGTGGGCATCCTGGGCGGTGCCGAGCGCGCGCTCCTGGACCTGATGGACTGCTTGCGGCGCGAAGACGCGCGCCTCTCGCTCCATCTGCTCGCGGGGACCGACGGACCGCTGCTGGATGAGGCGCGTCGCCTCGGCGTGGAGGCCAGATGGCTGCCCTTGCCCGAGCGACTGTCCGCGCTGGGAGACAGTGGCTTGCGAGGACAGGGGCTGCGCCAGACCTGGCGCTTCGCACGAGACCTGGCACCCACTCCCGCGCTCCTCGCGACATATGGCTGGGAACTCCGGCGCGCAGTGCAGCAGATCGCCCCGGACCTGCTGCACTCCAATGGCATCAAGACCCACCTGCTGAGCCCCGCCACGCTGGGCTTGCCCTTGCGGCGTGTGTGGCACGTGCACGACTTCCTCGGGGAGCGCCCCCTGGTGCGCCGCGCGCTACGGGTCCTGCGTCCACTGGCATCCGCGGCCATCGCCAACTCGCGTGCCGTGGGCGAGGACGCGCGCGCGGTGCTCGGGGAGGTGCCCGTGCAGGTCGTCTACAACGGCGTGGATGTCGAGCGCTTCGCACCGGGCCCGGGAGACGGCTCGCGTCTGGACCAATTGGCGGGCCTGCCCCCGGCGCCCGAGAACACGCTGCGCGTCGGGCTCGTCGCCACCTATGCCCGATGGAAGGGACACGAGGTCTTCCTGGAGGCCGCGGCGCGGCTCAAGTCCCAAGCCCCGTCGGCGCCCTTCACGCGGTTCTATCTCGTGGGCGCGCCGCTCTATCGCACGCCCGACTCCCAGTTCTCCGAGGACGAGCTGCGGCAACGCATCGCCTTCCATGGACTGGAAGGACGGGTGGGCCTGATTCCCTTTCAAGCCGAGCCCGCCGGCATCTACCGAGCCCTGGATGTCTTCGTCCACGCGAGCACGCGCCGCGAACCCTTTGGCCTGACCATCGCGGAGGCACTCGCGTGTGGCCGGCCCTCAATCATCTCGCAGTCGAGCGGGGCCGCCGAGGTGCTGCGCGACGGTGAAGAGGTGCTGTCCATTCCCTCGGGCGATGCCGCGGCGCTCGCCACCGCGATGCACACCCTGCTCCACGATGCGGAGAGGAGGGCACGACTCGGGCAGGCCGCCCGGCACGCGGCGGAGGCGCGCTTCTCTCGCGAGCGCTATGCCCGCGAGGTGCTCGCCGTGTACCGGCAACTCCTGGCGAGTCCGTGA
- a CDS encoding glycosyltransferase family 2 protein — MPYFSVVIPTYNRARLLEETLASVFAQDDTDYEVLVIDDGSTDDTVASLARHGDRVRVLRQANAGQGMARNLGIREARGEYVVFLDSDDLWFPWTLSTYREAIRMHGDPAVVMGQAKTFADPSELKGTESEPPRTRFFADYLASAESRFIRTACAVAVRTEALRRVGGFCARRIVAEDYDLLYRLGVEPGFAFIESPVTLGYRRHSGSSSTDLERGHEGTVFLMEQEQQGQYPGGAARRRERLMMLLFGLRHVTHWMLAHRRWGLALDLYRRSLAYHLEVPRWRYMLGFPPYVLATSLIRRGRDG, encoded by the coding sequence ATGCCTTACTTCTCCGTCGTCATCCCCACGTACAACCGCGCGCGGTTGTTGGAGGAGACCCTCGCCTCGGTCTTCGCGCAGGACGACACGGACTACGAGGTGCTCGTCATCGATGACGGCTCCACCGATGACACGGTGGCCTCGCTGGCCCGGCATGGTGACCGGGTGCGCGTGCTGCGCCAGGCGAACGCGGGACAGGGCATGGCTCGCAACCTGGGGATTCGGGAGGCGCGCGGTGAGTATGTCGTCTTCCTCGACAGCGATGACCTCTGGTTCCCCTGGACGCTGTCGACCTATCGCGAGGCCATCCGGATGCACGGTGACCCCGCGGTCGTGATGGGACAGGCCAAGACCTTCGCGGATCCATCGGAGTTGAAGGGGACGGAGTCCGAGCCGCCGAGGACGCGGTTCTTCGCGGACTATCTGGCCAGCGCGGAGTCCCGCTTCATCCGGACCGCGTGCGCCGTGGCGGTGCGCACGGAGGCCCTGCGGCGCGTGGGTGGCTTCTGCGCGCGGCGCATCGTCGCCGAGGACTACGACCTGCTGTACCGCCTGGGCGTCGAGCCAGGATTTGCCTTCATCGAATCACCCGTGACGCTCGGCTATCGCAGGCACTCGGGCTCCTCTTCGACCGACCTGGAGCGCGGCCACGAGGGCACGGTGTTCCTGATGGAGCAGGAGCAGCAGGGGCAGTATCCCGGGGGCGCGGCGCGGCGGCGGGAGCGGCTGATGATGCTGCTCTTCGGCCTGCGTCACGTCACCCACTGGATGCTCGCGCATCGTCGATGGGGGCTGGCGTTGGACCTGTATCGCAGGAGCCTCGCCTATCACCTGGAGGTCCCTCGCTGGCGCTACATGCTGGGGTTCCCTCCGTATGTGCTCGCCACCTCGCTGATCCGCCGGGGACGAGACGGCTAA